The DNA segment gttctttatgtattctggatactagacccttatcacatatattatttgcaaatgttttctcccattctttgggttgTCTTCACTTTTTTGAtaagtgtcctttgaagcacaaaagttttaaattttgatgaagtccaaaatTGTTTCTTTGAGGTGTAACTCAAACAAACATCTCTTTAGTGCAGAGACTGATGATCTGGGCAAAGAAGGACCTTGCTCTGGAATGCTAAGACTGGATTTTCTCCCCCCATAGTCTGCTCCAGGAAACCTCTGCGCTTCAGACTCCAGAGTCCCTGCACGTGATGGGGAATATCCCAGGTTTTCTGGCCCTCTGAAATTGTGTGAGAGGTGGTGATGCAGCATTTTTCAGGGTTTTGCACTTTCTAAGAGCTGGCCCCTCCATGAGCAGGGTGATGGAGTTAGCGCTCTCTGTATCTGGAAATGTAGCATTGTCTGTGGATCATAAATCTCATCTGAGGCGGAAGTGAAACTCATCTCATTAACCGCTGTGACAGCATCTCACCCTCGTTCTTGTTTTGTGGTTTCTCCAGTTCTGGACTTTAGCGACCCCTTCAGCACGGAGGTGAAGCCGAGGATCCTGCTCATGGGCCTGAGAAGGAGTGGCAAGTCATCCATCCAGAAAGTTGTCTTTCATAAAATGTCTCCCAACGAAACCCTGTTCTTGGAAAGTACGAACAAGATCTGCCGGGAAGACGTTTCCAACAGCTCCTTTGTTAATTTTCAGATTTGGGACTTCCCAGGGCAGATTGACTTTTTTGACCCTACCTTTGACTATGAGATGATCTTCCGGGGGACAGGAGCACTGATATTTGTCATAGACTCCCAGGTAAGGCTCAGTCTCGGGGTACGGTGGGACTGTAGCCCCCTGCCCCAGGCAGCCCCTTCTTGCAAACAAGTTCCTTTGCAATcactttggtttggtttttagaGTCAGGAATAGGACTTTTTACCTGACTAGCATTTCTCAGTTGGGGCTCTCAGGCTTTGCAAAGGGGAAAAGGCTCCCTTCACGCAGCCCTGACCAACATGCGATGTTGTGCTCTCAGCAAACCCTAGAGGAAACCTCACAGACGGGGGGCAGGAGGGACCACCGTGCAGGTCAGTGACACCAACGATATGTCCCCCCCTCTGGTACTCTTGGCAGACATCTATAAAAGATCACAAGTTCTctataacaaaaatacatatatatctacatttcaaaatgtttactATTTCCTTTGAAGATAAAGTTCTAAGGGTGAACATTTTTCTTCTGAATCATTATTGTAATTACTACTAGTACACAATTACAGCAGCATGACTAGTATGTATTTTATAGGTAACtaaatacaaaatgtaaaatttgagatacatatattttttttccacttaattcaTGTATCTATGCTTGACTAAGGCAGGATTTGGCatcaattcttttttgtttgtataGCTGTTAAGTACTGAGAAAACTTGTTCACATAAGGTGAATATGGGGTGAGTTTTGTTCTAGCATTCACTCAATTGTTTAACTCCTTCTAAGTTATATCCCCTAAATTACCCAATTTTCtatcacaaaaaaattattttttcatagtttATCAGTAGACATCCTGATTGTGTCCTCCTTTAACTTTGCTGAAAGCAAAGAATTGGGAGCCCCTTGACTGGTGAAGAACCGTATTATCACCCAGGCATTGCTCACTTTATTGGTATTCAGACCAGCCTTCTGAATGGTCTCTTTGGCACTCTGGGTTTTTAAGACCCTGGGCCTTTCTCCTGTGAAGTATGGGCAGAGCTGGTGGTTTAAGGGGAGGAGCAGCAGGACCACAGATGCATCTCCGGCAGGTCAGTCTTAGCAAAGAGCACAGGTAGCCGGACTGGGACATTGACATTTACGTTCTTCAAACTCTCCATGTGCAGGGACTCTTAGAAAGTGTCCCCAATGGGTGGCCCAGCCCGAAGGCCCTCCTGAGGGCTCTCTTTTGTAGCTGTGGGGGAATAAAAGGCAACAAGTCCTGCAGGAATGCCCTAAGCCAACTCTAAGCTCAGGTCTCAACGTTTCCCTGCAACTGTGGACCTACAGTCAGACAGGTAGGGCCAAGCACTCCCAGCCCTTCAGGAGCCCAGTGGTGTTAGGGAGGAAGGGCTGTGAAGACCCTTAGTAATAATGGTTCTGAGCCCACTCTTAGAAAACCATTCTCAGACAAGACTACTCATGCCTGAGAGTATCATAAATTCATTCATGGAATGAGGTGCctgtttaatataaaaatgaaattttcaacTCAGCCTTTTAGTTTCAAGGGACTGCATGGTGAACTTGTGGAGCTGTAGTCGCCCTACCCATGGGTAAGTAGATTCCAACCCTGACTCATCACTTCAAGACAATGGCTTAGGAATACTTCCTTCAGTACGATATTGTGCATGCATAGCAATTTACATTTATGGAATTTGAACTTCCGGTGCACCTCTATCTCAGGTGTTTGTAATATGGCTAAAATAGGCATACttgcctgtttgttttttattgtttggggTATCTTTATTGCTTCAGAGTGATCCCCTTTTTatggttggtttgttttattgaagtatagttgatttacaatatcatgttagtttcaggtgtacagcacagtgattcagttatatatatatatatatattttttatatatatatatatttatattctttttcggattcctttcccttataggttattaccaaatattgagtgtagttccttgtgctatacagtaggtcctcgttggtcatctattttatacatagtagtgtgtatatgttaatcccaaactcctaatttatccctccccctcccacttgcctatttttattttttatttatttatttagcctatttttaaattggaactgtaatttggttttaattttaccTGAGCATGAAAAGTGGACCTTCGATTGTGGTTGGTAAATGTGttctttgttttagtttgtttctcGGTTTGTTGGGTCTTGTTTTGGCCGTAGGGCGGACAAAGGTATAAGAATGAGAAATACATCTTTTTAAATGACactttttaaaaggtagaaaaaaacatTGTTGAGAGTTGTCATTTACTAAAAATAAGGAATCGTTAAATAAGCAGTTTCCAGAATTTGCCTAATAGGCTTTTCTACTGGAAGCAGCTGATAACAATCACATTTGGGGAATCTTTACTTGATGCGACTGCAAGCactaaacaaaaccaaacttGAGGGAAGTGTCTCGGCAACTCTTGAATGTCACTACCTTCATTTCTAAGCAGTGCTATGTTCGTCTGACACCtcacacttttttattttttgcttgcgAATTCCTCACAACCACGGAATTGCCAGATAAATATATCACCAAGGAGAAAGTGTGTCCTCACAGAATgttgtaaaataaaagaaaatgaaagcatcaAGAGTAATTTCCCGTGAGCTCCCCGTGTGACACTGCCAGCCCCCTGGCACGGCCCACAGAAAGGACCTCATCTCCAGGGCCACCCTCGGCCCCCGGGAGCCATTTCACATGTGCCTGGGATCCAAACTAGAGTGTCGGCTTGACCCACGTTGGTGATTGTGACCTGCCTCTAATTCCTAGATCTAATTTTGGAATAGAAATCAGGCAGCGTATTTTTCCTTGTTTAAATTGGTTGTAGAAGATAATAACAAACACAGTAGAAGAAAAATCATTCACAATCCCTCTGCTCTAATAAATcaagtcttttgtttcttttcatgtcaTTTTTAGCCCTTATAGATCTGTACCACTTCCTCAGTTTGTTGGTAATCAGACTATTTTATATGCTTGGCAGGGAGGTTAGAGGAGTGATTTCTAATCTTTTGAGACTGTGATAACACTCTTGACTTTGGCTAGTGTTCTCACAGACATGTGCCCTGAACTCCTCTCTTCTGTTAAAGACATAAGGAATAACATTTTTTGAAGTGTAATTTACATGCAATACATTGCACTCATTTTAAATACACAGTTCAACAAGTTTGACAGATACACCTCTAACCACctcacaatcaagatacagaatgttTCCCCCACCCTGAAATCTTCTTTGTGTCCTTTCTCAGATGGCCCCCaagaccccagccccaggcaactgcTGATGAGATGTGCTTCCTTTCTCTGTAGACTAGTTCGCCTTTTCTAGAGTTTCTGTATGTGGAATTGTACAGTATGTGgactttagtttttatttgagatattgtAAGGTATTAAAAAAGTGCTACAAATTATTTATCTGGAATTTTTCCAAAATGCTTAATCTGCTATCCCAGTgtccaatatttgtttttcattttaaacaactCTTTAGAGTACAAAGGATGAGGACTCCGCTTGACCTTTGTCTCTCTTCATAGTTTCCTATTAGtatctttaatattttgatttatCTAAAAACTAgggatacatttttattaatttaatttgggGAATACAAGAATGCCTAAAAACATCCCCTGTTTTATTGACTTTTCTGTATTTGTCCAGGTTTGGAGTCAGAATTGGCAGGGGGCGGTGAAAAGTCCTTTAAATTCTGTCCTGAAGATCCCTTtcttcaggatcttagttccccccagggattgaacccgggcccatggcagtgaaagcgcccccagggtcctaaccactggaccaccaggcgattcccccctttcctttttttgctgGAAAAACAAGACCTATTCACACCCTTCAAGTTGGCAATAATGAAGAGACCTGACAACGCTGGGTGTTGTTGAGAGTCTGCAGCATCAGGGGCTCTTACACATTATCTAGTCAAGTTCAAGGTGCTCATTCCTATGACCCAACAAGCCTCCTTTCAGGGTAAGCCCTAAGAAACTTGCAGACAGGCACAGAGATGTGTGCGTGAGATTGGGcacattgtcatcatcatctgAACTAGCACATAACTGGAAACATTCTGAATGTTCATCAGCTGGCAAGTGAGCGATAAATTTTAGACCATCCATACGATGGAATTTTACAGAGTAGTTAACAGGAATCATGCACTAGAGTATGTGCTTCAACAAAGGTGACTCTCACTGACATAATGTGAGTGGAGAAGGCAAACTGTAATCCACATGCAAGTTGATATTTCTGTAAAGTTTTAAGCAATGTAAATGAATTCTGTATGTTGTTCAGTGATCCATATGTATGCAGTAATGTATAAAGACATAAGTGATGATACAGGcagaagtcaggatagtggttacctctggagGGTGTGGGTAGAGTGATGGGATAGGCTGGGAGGATGGGGAGAAACATACAAGGCTTCAGTGTCTAATGTTTGATTTCTTAAACAGAGATGCATACACAGGCATTCATTACATTATTACATAGGTATCATCtgtaggaaggagaaaaaaatagtgtTGTGTTATTTGGGGCAATTACtctagaccaggggtcagcagactttttctgaaaagggccagatggtaattattttaggctttgcaggctgtGCTGTCTCTGAGGagtttccacagaggaaaacaattcagctctgccactgtaccctcaaagcagccatagacagtgtGTAAACAAATGAGTGTGACTGtggtccaataaaactttacttacaaacaataggTGGGCCCAGTTTGGCCCGAGGGCCAtggtttgctgacctctgctctagatcagtggttcttaaatttTTTCCTCCTGGCTCCTTCCCCATCTTCCCAGTGATCCCTATCATGTTTTCATCCCTACTTGTTCATTACATTTCACCAAGAGACGCAGAATCCTGGAGGGACAGTATTCCAGGGAAGGTCCTGGATGGTGTGTGGTCATTTTCAATACATAAAACTGCAACTCTGACCTTTGTGACTGTCATCAAGCTAAATCATAACTGTATTTTTCtggcctttctttttcatttctttgttaacAAAACTTAAGTTTTCAGTCTTGAATTCTATGAAACAGCTTTTATGTGggcatttgcaaaatattttgggAGGGGGTTGTAAGATTAACAGTGTACGTGGAAGAGAAAAAATGGTACCCGTAAGGTGATGGATTGGTTCATTAGCTTGACTGGGGGGATCCTTTCACAGTGGGTACAGATGGGTACACAATGGTACTAAAACATTACGTCGTCACCTTAATACATGCAATGTTTGTCGgtcatacctcagtaaagctgggaggGAAGACTGTATGTGGAAGGGAAGCAAAGCAGCCTCCCTGACAGGAGTGTGCTTTGTTCCCAGGACGATTACATGGAGGCCCTGGCCAGGCTCCACCTCACGGTGACCAGGGCCTACAAAGTGAACACCGACATCAACTTCGAGGTGTTTATTCACAAAGTGGATGGTCTGTCAGATGATCACAAAATTGAAACCCAGAGAGATATTCACCAGAGGGCAAATGATGACCTTGCAGATGCTGGATTAGAAAAAATTCACCTCAGGTGAGAACAGAAACCCATCAGGGATCATTGGGGTCCAGAGCCATCAGGAGTGGTTTGGCCCGGACTGTCATTTAGAGTCACAGAGCCCTGTGTACCCTGTTTTGTGCTGTAGACATTGGGGTAGTATTTGGGAAAAGCAAGCTTTGCATGTGCCAACTCTAATCTTTGGGAAAAGCGgtggggttttaaaaaaattttttggaccAAAGGTCAAAGCTAAGGTTCTTTCCCCCCTATGAAAAACACATAGGAGAAAACCCATGAACTGCATCCAGGAAGTTAATCGATGCTGAAGTTTACTGTTATAGATAGTATCTATAATCATAAGTAAAGGAGTCCtctgaaaataattcaaatagaAATATTCACAGAGGAAAGCCATGGCTCTAATTTTTGTGGGGTAGTATATATATGCATCATTCATTTTGCAAAttggaaaaatggaaagattAGGTGCTTCAGTATCAAGAACATAACTGTTATTAACATGAGAGGTGTGTATAAAGATGATCTGGTGTGGATTCTCTTGCAGAAGGTAAGGATGCTGATACAGGCATATACGGCTGcatttttagtatatgtgctgccgaagcaagCACGTGGGCTGCATTTTTAATATAGTCCAGCCAGTCAGCAGATCAGAATGGGCACAGTTCTTGCTTTGGGGAGTTGGGCAGGAATGTCTTGTTGAGACATGTTCATTTTTTTACTGAGGTTGTTTTGAATTCTGAAGGGGGCTAGAATGTGTGTGTAGTAAATACAGAAGGCATGATTCTGGTGTTATGACATAGCCTGAACAGTCTATTCCTCAGTCACAGGTAAAAAGTGATGAAATATTGTTTCATCTTTCAGCTTTTATCTGACAAGCATATATGATCATTCAATATTTGAAGCTTTTAGCAAAGTGGTTCAGAAGCTGATTCCACAACTCCCCACCCTGGAGAATTTGCTAAACATCTTTATCTCAGTAAGTAAATAATACTGTCCTGTTAGAGTCATTTGCGGAATTTAAGAATAACATTGCAAGAGTGGAAATGATCTTATTTCCACTTGCTCTTACAGCACTTCAAGTtcactgaaatattatttttgaagATTGCGCCTATGTACTGTTTTAGGGCCTTTAAAATGTAACTGCCAAAACGATTCCTGTACTTCACTTGTGTAATCGGAATGTTTATTCAAGTTGTAGGCGATCATTCAATGTTAATGGAATCCTACCAGAGTTTGGGAGCATAAAAGTTGGTTTTGGCTATAAGATATATactgttgaattttttaaaatatgtttaacacTGTGAATGATGTGCTGTCCGGCTGAGTCCTAAACACCACCACGTCAAGTCAAACGTCACAAAATAGAATTAAGGCAGACCTTTGGTTGCATTCGCATTGATTCTCAGTGCACAATTTTGAGTTTGTTTGtctagattttttaaatctatttttaaatttaaagtttttaaaatgcttttttttttacttggccTTTTTCCTAACTGCAGGTACATTTCTAAGAGTCAGGAAACACTACTTAATTTGTTTACCGAAAGTAAATAATTCGTGATAATTCCAGTTTTCATTTCTTGTGCAAATCCATTATAAAGAAGTTTATGACAATGAGGTTTAAATTGTAATAAAATGGAACAACCTAACTTTTTGCTGGTTCATATCTGAGACTGAGGATGGCATATCATTTTATGTAACCATGACATGCTCTGCAATCAGCTGTCCCTTTAAGGCCGCATCTCCTTTTCTGTTTCAGAATTCTGGAATTGAAAAGGCGTTTCTCTTTGATGTGGTCAGTAAGATTTACATTGCAACTGATAGTACCCCCGTGGATATGCAAACCTATGAGCTCTGCTGTGACATGATCGATGTGGTTATCGACATTTCTTGTATTTATGGGTAAGTAGAACATTCTGAAAGGCTACAATTGAGCCATACTTTTCTTTCATAACCTTTGAGAATTTTGCATTTACTTATTTGATCTTAATACTTTTGTTTGAAATGACTGAGATCTATAAATACACCATTTcgtatgtaataataataacaaaacattATTGAGTAAATGCCTGGCATTATGCTAATAATTTCATTGCCCACATTATTATCATTGAATTCTCCACTATTCCTCGAGGCAGGAATTACTATCACCATCTTATAGATGGGACATTGAGGTCCAGCGTGGTTAAGTTTCTAACCCCTGCTCACACTGTCAATAAGGGACAGAATTAGTATTGTATCTGAGCTCAAGTCTGATACGTTCTTCCTCTACTGAAAAATCTGTTGTCGTATCATAATGTATTTACTTGAGGGAGACCACTAGGATCCTTGGATTCTACATAAATATCTCATGTTTAccacagttttattattttcttcattacatGAAATAACtgctgagttgtttgtttttccaataTAGTTTTGATTGTCTTCTTTGGTGGATAGCAGAGAATTATTAAAGTAAGCAAACAACATTAcctgcttattattattatcttatatTCTTATAAAACAGAACTtcttgtacatttaaaataatataaaataaacaggcGTGGGGAAAATTGATTCTGTTACCAGACATAGAAATAATTCCACATAATTGTGAATTTGCTGAATTCAGGGTGTTTTAGAGTGAGTGGGTGTGACCTTGTATGTCTATCTTATTAAGGCATCGCGTTGTTGCTGCCTTGTATTCATATTGAATCTCACATCCTCACACACCCATTGATGAGATAAAGCTTTCCTTCATCTTCCTCTTTACTCACTGGCTGTGACTCGCTTTACACAGCCTCCTCTGCCAGCTTCTGGGCGAGCCTCAGTCTTACTATTTCTCTCTTCCATTCAGTTTAGACTCTTTCTGTTAACTGTTATACACACATGAACACCCACAGTCCCTTCCCTTATGAAACAGGGAAAGTGATTCTTACCTCACAGGACTGTAGTGAGGATGCAATATCATTAGGCTTCCCCTGGTGGACCCTGGATAAATGTAGCTgccattataattattattaattattgttattattactaaacACTGCCACCGGCTTTAGAAATAGACCTTATTTTCGACGATCGCTGCCCTGCagtattctcttgtttttaaacTCTAAGTGGATGACCTTGAAATAGTCATGGAAGCTGAAACTACCCTGATTACAGTCTAGATGGCTGTCGTAATCAAatacaatgaacaacacaattaatcTGGCACATGTTTAATGATATGCATAATCATTATTTTGCTATATGGTAATTAGACATAAGTGGTAAGTTGTTCATATAAATGATGTTAATCACAGTTACTTTTATCCAGCTAAAACAaacacggggagggaggggttgggcggaggagggagcagggcctTGCTGGTAGATTGCTTTTCTGTTGCCGAGTGCAGTGTTCCTGGGAGCCCGCCCGGTTCAGTAAGAACCGGTCTGGGTATGGGTCACAAATGGGGCGTGAGTTCTGGGGTTTCTTGAGACTGTTTGCTGGAGCAGCCATGAGCCAGCCCACGTGGCCTGCAGGGGGTGGCTGGTGATGCATGCCCCAGCCCGGGAAGCAGGCAGCCCTGTAATTGGAGACCTTAGAAGCAGGTGACCTGGTCTGCTCAAGAATCTCAGCTGGGATTCTGAAAACGTATACACAGTTTCAGATGAGGGAAAAGGTACAAGACGTGCTCCTTTGCCTATAAAGAAAGGATACATAACTGATTACATCCGTGGCTTCAGAGGGCTCAATCTGGATCATTAAGGccatattaataatgataatagcagTTAGCATTTATTGTGCGTTTTATATGCTCTCAGCACTATGCTTAGcactatatatgtattatttcattgcATTAGGAAACTTTGAGGTAATTATTGTTCATgtacagttgaggaaattgaggctcaaagaagttacTCAATTTGCCCGAACTTATACGATAAATaagagagctgggattcaaacccaagtcatTTGTGTTTGCAGGCCACACCTTTTCGTAAATagaccaatttatttatttaactttttattttgaaaaaatttcaaatcTATAGAAAATGTGCAAGAATAGTACAGTGAACTCCTATGTACCCTTCACTGGGATTCACCAATTTTTATCAGTTTGCCAtatttgctctttctttctttttctaatacagttgaccctccaTGTGGGTTCcatatctgcagattcaaccaaccagcagattgaaaatattcagaaaaaaaaataccagaaaatgccaaaaagcaaaacttgaatgggctgcatgctggcaactatttacatagcatttacattgtattaggcatTATAAGTAATCTAAGGATACTTAAAAGTGTATGGGagggaattaattgatatttgtaggacattccatccaagaacaacagaatacactttcttctcaagtgcttatggaacattctccaggatagatcatatcttgggtcacaaatcaagtcttggtaaatttaa comes from the Pseudorca crassidens isolate mPseCra1 chromosome 13, mPseCra1.hap1, whole genome shotgun sequence genome and includes:
- the RRAGD gene encoding ras-related GTP-binding protein D isoform X1, producing the protein MSQVLGKPQPEEEDDDEEDELVGLAGYGDGPDSSDAEPDSGTEEGVLDFSDPFSTEVKPRILLMGLRRSGKSSIQKVVFHKMSPNETLFLESTNKICREDVSNSSFVNFQIWDFPGQIDFFDPTFDYEMIFRGTGALIFVIDSQDDYMEALARLHLTVTRAYKVNTDINFEVFIHKVDGLSDDHKIETQRDIHQRANDDLADAGLEKIHLSFYLTSIYDHSIFEAFSKVVQKLIPQLPTLENLLNIFISNSGIEKAFLFDVVSKIYIATDSTPVDMQTYELCCDMIDVVIDISCIYGLKEDGAGTPYDKESTAIIKLNNTTVLYLKEVTKFLALVCFVREESFERKGLIDYNFHCFRKAIHEVFEVRMKVVKSRKVQNRLQKKKGATPNGTPRVLL
- the RRAGD gene encoding ras-related GTP-binding protein D isoform X2, with the translated sequence MGLRRSGKSSIQKVVFHKMSPNETLFLESTNKICREDVSNSSFVNFQIWDFPGQIDFFDPTFDYEMIFRGTGALIFVIDSQDDYMEALARLHLTVTRAYKVNTDINFEVFIHKVDGLSDDHKIETQRDIHQRANDDLADAGLEKIHLSFYLTSIYDHSIFEAFSKVVQKLIPQLPTLENLLNIFISNSGIEKAFLFDVVSKIYIATDSTPVDMQTYELCCDMIDVVIDISCIYGLKEDGAGTPYDKESTAIIKLNNTTVLYLKEVTKFLALVCFVREESFERKGLIDYNFHCFRKAIHEVFEVRMKVVKSRKVQNRLQKKKGATPNGTPRVLL